Proteins from one Mycobacterium adipatum genomic window:
- a CDS encoding type 1 glutamine amidotransferase translates to MTVRIGLVLPDVMGTYGDSGNAVVLRQRLRLRGIDAEIVEITLADPVPDSLDIYTLGGAEDYAQRLATKHLIRYPGLQRAAVRGAPVLAICAAIQVLGHWYETSAGERVDGVGLLDVTTAPQQTRTIGEVSSTPLHGGLTQPLTGFENHRGGTVLGHDAQPLGAVTKGAGNRAGDGYDGAVQGSVLATYLHGPCLARNPELADHLLSQVVGELPPLHMAEVDLLRAERLAAPRRV, encoded by the coding sequence ATGACGGTGCGGATCGGGCTGGTACTGCCCGACGTGATGGGCACCTACGGCGACAGCGGCAACGCCGTGGTGCTGCGACAGCGCCTGCGGCTGCGCGGGATCGACGCCGAGATCGTCGAGATCACGCTGGCCGACCCGGTGCCGGACTCATTGGACATCTACACCCTTGGCGGCGCCGAGGACTACGCGCAGCGCCTGGCCACCAAACACCTCATCCGTTACCCGGGTCTGCAGCGCGCCGCCGTACGCGGCGCCCCGGTGCTGGCGATCTGCGCGGCCATCCAGGTGCTCGGTCATTGGTATGAGACCTCGGCCGGTGAGCGTGTCGACGGCGTCGGACTGCTCGACGTCACCACCGCCCCGCAGCAGACCCGCACCATCGGGGAGGTGTCCTCGACACCCTTGCACGGCGGGCTCACCCAGCCGCTGACCGGATTCGAAAATCACCGGGGCGGAACGGTTCTCGGCCACGACGCCCAGCCACTCGGCGCGGTCACCAAGGGCGCGGGAAACCGGGCCGGCGACGGGTATGACGGGGCGGTGCAGGGCAGCGTGCTGGCCACCTACCTCCACGGGCCCTGCCTGGCACGCAATCCCGAACTCGCCGATCACCTACTGAGCCAGGTCGTCGGCGAACTTCCCCCGCTGCACATGGCCGAGGTGGATCTGCTGCGCGCCGAGCGATTAGCGGCGCCGCGGCGGGTCTAG
- a CDS encoding Mur ligase family protein has product MVSTGGQERSDSGVSLRGRLALGAGSAARWASRVTGRGAGAMIGGLVAMSIDKSILGQLGKGRRSVIVTGTNGKSTTTRMTAAALATLGPVATNAEGANMDAGLVAALAGARRAELAALEVDEMHVPHVSDAVSPAVIVLLNLSRDQLDRVGEINHIERTLRAGLARHPDAVVIANCDDVLMTSAAYDCPNVVWVAAGGSWAGDSVSCPRSGEIIVRDGSHWYSTGTDFKRPTPQWTYDDTDIHGPDGFTLPMTLALPGAVNRGNATQAVAAAVALGADPARAVAAVSTVDEVAGRYRTVTIGDHTARLLLAKNPAGWQEALSMIDKDAAGVVISVNGQVPDGEDLSWLWDVRFEHFERTQVVAAGERGTDLAVRLGYAGVEHTLVHDTLAAIESCPPGHVEVIANYTAFLQLNRRVS; this is encoded by the coding sequence ATGGTCTCAACCGGCGGGCAGGAGCGCAGCGACTCGGGGGTGTCCCTGCGAGGGCGGCTGGCGCTGGGCGCCGGGTCCGCCGCACGCTGGGCCTCGCGGGTCACCGGGCGCGGTGCCGGGGCGATGATCGGCGGCCTGGTGGCGATGTCGATCGACAAGTCGATCCTCGGCCAACTCGGCAAGGGCCGCCGCTCGGTCATCGTGACCGGCACGAACGGCAAGTCCACCACCACCAGGATGACCGCGGCGGCACTGGCCACGCTGGGTCCGGTGGCCACCAACGCCGAGGGCGCCAATATGGACGCCGGTCTGGTGGCCGCGCTGGCGGGCGCGCGCCGGGCCGAGCTGGCCGCGCTGGAAGTCGACGAGATGCACGTGCCGCACGTCAGCGACGCGGTGTCCCCGGCAGTGATCGTGCTGCTGAACCTGTCCCGCGATCAGCTCGATCGGGTCGGTGAGATCAACCACATCGAGCGCACCCTGCGCGCCGGGCTGGCGCGCCACCCGGATGCCGTCGTGATCGCCAACTGCGATGACGTGCTGATGACCTCGGCCGCCTACGATTGCCCGAACGTGGTGTGGGTGGCCGCCGGCGGCAGCTGGGCCGGGGACTCGGTGAGCTGTCCACGCTCCGGGGAGATCATCGTCCGCGACGGCAGCCATTGGTATTCCACCGGTACGGATTTCAAGAGACCGACCCCGCAGTGGACCTACGACGACACCGACATCCACGGTCCCGACGGTTTCACGCTGCCGATGACGCTCGCCCTGCCGGGTGCGGTCAATCGCGGTAACGCCACCCAGGCGGTCGCCGCGGCGGTGGCGCTGGGCGCCGACCCCGCGCGGGCGGTGGCCGCGGTGTCGACCGTCGACGAGGTCGCCGGCCGGTACCGGACGGTCACGATCGGCGATCACACCGCCCGGCTGTTGCTTGCCAAGAACCCGGCCGGCTGGCAGGAGGCACTGTCGATGATCGACAAAGACGCTGCGGGGGTGGTCATCTCGGTCAACGGGCAGGTTCCCGACGGGGAGGATCTGTCCTGGTTGTGGGATGTCCGCTTCGAGCATTTCGAGCGCACCCAGGTGGTGGCCGCCGGCGAACGCGGTACCGATCTGGCGGTGCGACTGGGCTACGCCGGGGTCGAGCACACATTGGTGCACGACACCCTGGCCGCCATCGAGTCGTGCCCGCCCGGTCACGTCGAGGTGATCGCCAACTACACCGCGTTCCTGCAACTGAACCGGCGGGTGTCATGA
- a CDS encoding DEDDh family exonuclease: MSQCWGRPAAEAGTGWAVVDVETTGFRPGQARVVSVAALAVGDDGSVEHSVSSLLNPGVDPGPTHVHGLTAEMLAGQPTFADIAPRLMEVLHGRTLVAHNVAFDYAFLAAEAELVGAQLPVDTVMCTVELARRLDLGTENLRLETLARHWGATQLRPHDALDDALVLAQILKPALVQARERKSWLPIRSVSRRIWPNGHITHDELRPLKVLAARLPCDHLNPGLYVAGRPLVQGMRIALSAEMTHTHEEVIERILDAGLAYAENVDQQTSLVVCNDAAPAQGKGYQAVEQGIPLMGDAEFMALIGQAVGGTDVEQFADTTGDGDQYALF; encoded by the coding sequence ATGAGCCAGTGCTGGGGCCGACCGGCGGCCGAAGCGGGCACCGGGTGGGCCGTCGTCGACGTGGAGACCACCGGGTTCCGTCCCGGCCAGGCCCGCGTCGTCAGCGTCGCCGCCCTGGCCGTCGGGGACGACGGCAGCGTCGAGCACAGCGTCTCCTCCCTGCTGAACCCCGGCGTCGACCCGGGCCCCACCCACGTGCACGGACTGACCGCCGAGATGCTGGCCGGCCAGCCCACCTTCGCCGATATCGCGCCGCGGCTCATGGAGGTGCTGCACGGGCGGACCCTCGTCGCTCACAATGTGGCGTTCGACTACGCCTTCCTGGCCGCCGAGGCCGAACTTGTCGGGGCCCAGCTGCCGGTCGACACCGTCATGTGCACGGTCGAGTTGGCCCGCCGGCTGGACCTGGGCACCGAGAACCTGCGTCTGGAGACGCTGGCGCGGCATTGGGGCGCCACCCAGCTGCGCCCGCACGACGCGCTGGACGACGCCCTGGTGCTCGCGCAGATCCTCAAGCCCGCGCTGGTCCAGGCGCGTGAGCGCAAATCGTGGCTGCCGATCCGTTCGGTGAGCCGGCGGATCTGGCCCAACGGCCACATCACCCACGACGAGCTGCGCCCGCTCAAGGTGCTGGCCGCGCGGTTGCCGTGCGATCACCTGAATCCGGGGCTGTACGTCGCGGGGCGGCCGCTGGTGCAGGGCATGCGGATCGCGCTGTCGGCGGAGATGACACACACCCACGAAGAAGTCATCGAGCGGATCCTCGACGCCGGACTGGCCTACGCGGAGAACGTCGACCAGCAGACCTCCCTGGTGGTGTGCAACGACGCCGCGCCCGCACAGGGCAAGGGCTACCAAGCGGTCGAGCAGGGCATCCCGTTGATGGGCGACGCCGAGTTCATGGCCCTGATCGGGCAGGCCGTCGGCGGCACCGATGTCGAGCAGTTCGCCGACACCACCGGCGACGGTGACCAGTACGCGTTGTTCTGA
- a CDS encoding helix-turn-helix transcriptional regulator yields the protein MAAPARIVRHRDGIPVYDYAVGLDTPPVSLIRLRAGELPESRPHIHDFPVLTYVPDSGAVIVAAAGEAVDPTRMGSRFDAIGIFFDPAALGVQARSPWPTWRGPPLLFPFQHEHRGGMLELHVPVQRRPFWNAAVESIGTELTSRRDGYRPAVLAHLTLLLIDLARLADDVIADRPRGGTSVVTEVLAVVERRLAEPLSLRDVADELGLTPGHLTTVVRRRTGRTVVDWILDRRMSAARVLLAETDLPIADVARRVGLRDPAYFARLFRREHGVAPRRWRAGARPG from the coding sequence TCGGACTCGATACGCCCCCGGTATCGCTGATCCGGCTCCGGGCCGGCGAACTGCCGGAGTCCCGCCCGCATATCCACGATTTCCCGGTCCTGACGTATGTCCCGGACAGCGGCGCCGTCATCGTCGCCGCCGCCGGCGAGGCCGTGGACCCCACCCGGATGGGATCCCGGTTCGACGCGATCGGGATCTTCTTCGACCCCGCGGCGCTCGGTGTGCAGGCTCGCTCACCGTGGCCCACCTGGCGGGGCCCCCCACTGTTGTTCCCGTTTCAGCATGAGCACCGCGGCGGCATGCTCGAGCTGCACGTGCCCGTGCAGCGGCGACCATTCTGGAACGCTGCCGTCGAGTCGATCGGCACGGAGCTCACCTCCCGCCGCGACGGCTACCGCCCAGCGGTACTGGCGCATCTGACCTTGCTGTTGATCGATCTGGCCCGCCTCGCCGACGATGTCATCGCCGACCGACCTCGCGGCGGCACGTCGGTGGTGACCGAAGTCCTCGCCGTGGTCGAGCGCCGCCTTGCCGAACCGCTGTCCCTGCGGGATGTGGCCGACGAACTGGGCCTGACGCCTGGCCACCTGACCACGGTGGTGCGCCGCCGCACCGGACGCACCGTCGTCGACTGGATCCTCGACCGCAGAATGTCCGCGGCGCGGGTGCTGCTCGCCGAGACCGACCTGCCGATCGCCGACGTCGCGCGCCGTGTCGGTCTTCGCGACCCCGCCTACTTTGCGCGCTTGTTCCGCAGGGAACACGGGGTCGCGCCGCGCCGTTGGCGCGCGGGCGCCAGGCCGGGGTGA